One Novipirellula galeiformis DNA segment encodes these proteins:
- a CDS encoding histidine triad nucleotide-binding protein → MPSIFTRIIDREVPADIVFEDDTCLAFRDIAPKAPTHILIIPKKEIESLDDLSEEDEDIVGRCVAVVAKVAAAEGLSNGYRMVVNCGEEGGQEVPHLHFHLLGGRKLDWPPG, encoded by the coding sequence ATGCCATCGATTTTTACCAGGATCATTGATCGCGAAGTCCCAGCGGACATCGTTTTTGAAGACGACACCTGTTTGGCGTTCCGCGATATCGCACCGAAGGCGCCGACCCACATTCTGATCATCCCCAAAAAGGAGATCGAGTCCCTCGACGACCTTTCCGAAGAGGACGAGGATATCGTCGGACGCTGTGTGGCGGTGGTGGCCAAAGTGGCGGCGGCCGAAGGGTTGTCCAACGGCTACCGCATGGTGGTCAATTGCGGCGAGGAGGGTGGCCAAGAGGTTCCTCATCTCCATTTTCACCTGCTCGGAGGACGCAAGTTGGATTGGCCGCCAGGCTAA